TTCAGATGCAACTATACTTGCTGCAACATTCTTACCACCATGCTTTGAACAACTTATTCCACTTTGAGTTTGCCTATGGAGACCAAGAATACTAAGTTCCATCCTACATTTGAATGCATCGCCAACTTCAACTCCAGGGACATGTCCCAAAAGTTTTAAGTCTGTGTTTAGAATCTTTTCTCATCTTAAAGTCTCTTCGCAATTTGATAATCAACCATTCTGTGGCAAGGTCTTTCTTCCTTTGAATCAGCATCTTCCTGCAAGAGCTTCCGAAACAAAAACAACAACTCCTTTACTTTATTTCGAGGTGAACTTTTATCATCACCATCATGATTGTCATAAAAGTTATCTGAAACAACAGAATTCTTCCACCGATATTGCTTTCTCTTTGGGACATTTCCTTTAGTCTTTCTCCCACAAGAAGTCTTTGTTAAGAAAATAGATTAGTCAGTTCTATTAATTGCTAATTATACATTTAGTAGTTAATCTTGTATTACTGTCTTTGTTAAATGCTGTTACATTGTTTTCTAGTTTTATACTTTTTTGTTATAGGTTGGTCTCCCCTTTACCAACACTAGGGCCACTTGTCCTTTTCTTATTAGTGCTTGTATTTCCTTTACAGAGTATATATAGAATATGATCCCTCAGCCTCCAATTTGAGCTGAGTAAAACCTTTTCCATTACTGTGTGAAATTCAACTTGGTACCAGAGTCAAGCAAAGCCTGCCCCATGTCGTCGCACTCTCAGACTCCTCAGGCAACCACTACAGCTGCAGCAGGTGCTGCAAGCTCACCAGTTTATGTCTCTCAACAGAACTACACTCAACCGTTCAACACTCTGAATCAACCTTTCCCTCTAAAGCTTGAcataaaaaattatgtactGTGGAAAACAATGGTATCCACAGTGATACGTGGTCATCGCCTCGACGGATTTGTGAATGGAACTCGCCTGTGTCCACCGGAGTTTATCCCAGCTCCAGTTACCGCTGAAGGAGAAACATGTTTCGGTGTAACCATTAACCCAGACTTCGAACATTGGATCGTTAGTGACCAGCTACTGATGGGCTGGTTATACAGTTCAATGACAGAGGGAATTGCTACTGAGGTTATGGGTTGTGAAACGGCTGCTGGACTATGGAAAGCACTTGAAAATCTGTATGGAGCTCACTCGAAGTCAAGGATGGATGATACTCGCACTTTGATTCAGACTACATGAAAAGGCTCAACCTCCATGGAAGACTACCTGAAGCAAAAGAAAGCATGGGCCAATTCTTTGGCTCTTGCTGGAGAGCCTTACCCAGAGAATCAACTCATATCTAATGTCACTTCTGGCTTGGATATTGAGTACTTACCAATAGTACTGCAAATCGAAGCTTGTCAAACAACAACATGGCAGGAGTTGCAAGGGATACTTCTTGCTTTCGACAACAAGATGGAGAGACTTTAGAATTTGAGCCTCGGCAACAACTCCAAATCATCACATCCTCCTGTATCTCCTAATGCTAACTTTGCTAATCGACcaaacagcaacaacaacagagGCCGTGGTAACTATCAAGGTCAAGGGAGTGGCAGAGGAGGTTACAATCGCGATGGAAACAATTCTGGCAGAGGTCATGGAGGCAGATCAAATGGACCTAAGCCCACTTGCCAAGTCTGTGGACGCTATGGTCATTCAGCAGCTATATGCTATAATCGGTATGACGAGGCTTACATGGGATCAGATCCAAAAATAGGAGGCCAAACCAGTCAGAAAAACAGTCAAGGGGCTGCTGCTTACACTGCTGCACCAGAAATCATTGATAGTGAGGCTTGGTTTGTGGATAGTGGAGCGAGTAATCATGTCACGGCTGATGAAAACAACATGACTCAGAAGAATGAGTATGGGGGTAAGGAAAAACTCATCATAGGTGATGGTAATAGCCTTAACATTTCACATTTTGGTTATGGCAAATTGCAAACAAACAATGAATCAAATTCCTTGTTGCTGAACAACATGTTGTTAGTTCCTGATATTGCAAAGAATCTGTTAAGTGTGTCGAGTCTAGTTACTGATAAGGACATATTTGTTGAATTTCATCCTAACTGTTGTTTTGTGAAGGACAAACACACAAAGAAGGTGTTGTTGGAAGGAGTACTTAGAGATGGTCTCTACCAATTAAGCAACAAATCCATTCACAAACAAAATCTACCCAAACATTTTTCAGGTGTCTCTAGTGTGTCTAGGTCAAAAGTTGTTCATACTACTGATGTTAAGTTTTCTAAGAAGGATATATGGCATAGGCGTTTAGGCCATCCATCTAATAGAGTTCTTAAACTCATTTGTGATTCCAACAATGTAAAGTTTTCCAAAAAtgaaatagaaaacttttgtgAAGCTTGTCAACTTGGAAAATCTCATGCATTACCATTTAAATTGTCTTCTTTTAAAGCCTCTAAAGTTCTTGAGTTAATTCACACAGATTTGTGGGGTCCTGCCCCAATTGCATCAAATACTAATTTCAAGTTTTACATACATTTCATTGATGATTTTAGCAGATTTACATGGCTTTACCCTTTGAAAAACAAATCTGATGCACTCAATGCTTTTATTGAATTCAAAGCCTTTGttgaaaatcaatttgaaaccaAAATTAAAAGTATTAAATGTGATTGGGGTGGAGAGTATCAAGCTTTTGAAGGCTTAAATGGTATCTATTTTCAACACTCATGTCCTCATACTTCTGCACAAAATGGGAGAGCTGAGAGGAAGCACAGACACATTGTGGAAATGGGTCTAACTTTGCTTGCTCAAGCTAACATGCCCTTAAAATATTGGGTTGATGCTTTTCAAACTTCTGTGTACCTAATTAATAGACTTCCAACTCCCATTTTGCATGACAAAACACCTTTTGAATGCCTATTCTGTAAAAAACCAGACTATAAGCAAATAAAGACATTCGGGGCTGCTTGTTACCCTTGTATTCGACCTTATCAAAATCACAAATTTCAGTTCCACTCACTGTAATGTGTAAATTTAGGGTACAATGAGTCCTACAGGGGCTATAAATGCTTAAGCACTACAGGTCGTGTCTACATTTCTCGAAATGTAGTTTTCAATGAAAGAGAGTTCCCCTTTCACACTGGTTTTCTGAACACTTATGCACCCGAAAAACACATTGTCATTCAAAATTAGTCATGGTCCCAACTTCCTAATGTTCACTTTGAACAACACAGTCAAACAACTCTGACCCAAACCAGTCCTGCATCATCTCAAGGTACTTCAACTCCCACACCAGCAGCATCTTCAACACAGCAGGTTAGTGAAACAAATTCACCAAATATTATTCTTGACACACTTGATCACGGTTTTGTTATACCAGAAACTATCTCTGAAATGTCTGGCAGTGTTGAAATTAGTGTGCATCAGGAACCAGAAAATAACTTGCAGGACATTGCACCAGTTAGTGACAGTGCTGATACACAGTCGGCTGCAAATCAGTTATCTAATGTGCCATCTTCTCGAGTGACTTCATCACACCCTATGATCACAAGAGCAAGAGCAGGAATTTTTAAACCAAAGACCTACATCAGTCAAGCAAAGTGGACACCTATCTGTACTGAACCAAATACTGTTGCAGAGGCTCTTCAACACAAAGGGTGGAACAAGGCTATGGATGATGaagttttttctttaaaaaggaACAAGACTTGGACCTTGGTTCCCTGGTCCAAGGATTACAACTTGGTTGGCTGCAAATGGGTGTACAGAGAGAAGATGAATGCAGATGGAACACACCAAAGATACAAGGCTCGCTTGGTTGCTAAGGGCTTTCATCAAAGGGCAGGTCTGGACTATGGTGAGACATTTAGTCCAGTTGTGAAAGCTTCAACAGTGAGAATAATTCTCACCATTGCTGTATCAAAAGGTTGGAAGATCAAGCAACTGGATATTAACAATGCCTTCTTGAATGGCAACCTAGAAGAGGATGTCTACATGTGTCAACCCGAGGGCTATGTGGATCCATAAAAACCTAACCATGTGTGTAAGCTTCACAAGTCTTTGTATGGACTCAAACAAGCTCCAAGAGCCTGGTTTGATAGGCTCAAAAACACTCTTCTGGAATGGAAATTTCATAACTCCAATGTTGATACATCCTATTCTTTTATATTGACAGCAGTATTATCATCCTTGTTCTGATTTATGTGGATGATATCATTGTTACAGGGAACAATGACATTCATCTCAGCAAGTTTGTTCAACAACTTGACAAATGTTTTACTCTCAAAGACCTTGGTGATCTCCATTTCTTCCTTGGCATCGAAGTGTTTAGAGATGAGGCAGGTCTATATCTCACTCAAACCAAATACATTGAAGACTTATTGAGAAGACACAACATGACTCACCTAAAGCCTAGTCCAACTCCTATCTCTACTGGGAAATGCCTGTCTGCTCTGGATGGAAAGGAAATGGAAAATCCTACTGTTTGCAGAAGCTTAATTGGAGCCTTGCAATACTTATGTCACACTCGACCAGATATCAGCTATGCAGTTAACTCTCTTAGTCAATTCCTCAAAAGTCCATCAACTATCCACTGGAATGCAGCTAAGAGAATCCTCAGATATCTGAAGGGTACTAGTACCCAAGGTCTTCACATCTGCTGCAGCAACAACTTGAACATCACAGGTTtttctgatgcagattgggTGAGTAATGTTGATGATAGAAGATCTGTTGGAGGGTACTGTGTGTATCTAGGTGAATCTCTGGTGTCATGGTCATCCAAAAAGCAATTTGTTGTTTCCAGGTCTAGCACAGAATCAGAATATAGGGCCCTTGATCATGTCAGTGCTGAGATAACCTGGATTGAATCTCTACTCAAGGAAATCAAATTTCCTCTGCCGACTGTTCCAATCACTTGGTGTGATAATCTAAGTGCAAGTGCACTTGCCTCAAACCCAGTGTATCATGCAAGAACTAAACATATTGAGTTGGACATTCATTATGTGCGAGACAAAGTCCTAAATAAGACTCTGGAAATCAGATATGTTCCCTCTGCTGATCAAATAGTTGATTGTATGACAAAAGGACTATCACATTCTCGCTTTCAGTACTTGGCTTGCAAACTCGGAGTGAAGATGTCACCCTCTCGTTTGAGGGGTGGTGTTAAGAAAATAGATTAGTCAGTTCTGTTAATTGCTAATTATACATTTAGTAGTTAATCTTGTATTACTGTCTTTGTTAAATGCTGTTACATTGTTTTCTGGTTTTATACTTTTCTGTTATAGGTTGGTCTCCCCTTTACCAACACTAGGGCCACTTGTCCTTTTCTTATTAGTGCTTGTATTTCCTTTACAGAGTATTTATAGAATATGATCCCTCAGCCTCCAATTTGAGTTGAGTAAAACCTTTTCCATTACTGTGTGAAATTCAACTGTCTTGCTCTCAAGCATTTCCATAGACCCTACATCGAGTTGAACACACCCTTTTGATTGTTTCCCATCAGTCTTCACTGTCTCCATAAAGACTTTCATTATCTAAGTTTTTGTTATTTAAAGAAACAAATGATTCCAAAGACTTCTTCCCAGGTTGGGCTGCATCCTTATCACTAGTCTGTGTCTTCACCACGAATTTGTTTTCCGTTCTATATTCACACTTTTCTTCTCCAAGCTCCTTATTAACATCAGTCTTCACTGTCTCAATCAAGATTTCATCATCTAAATTTTTGTTATTCAAAGAAACAAATGATTCCAAAGACTTCTTCTCCAGTTGAGTTGCATCCTTATGGCTGGTCTTTGTCTTCACCAAGAATCCATTTTCCATTCCACATTCACATTTTTCTTCACCAAGCTCCTTATTAACATCAGTCTTCACTGTCCCAATCAAGACTTCATCATCTAAATTTTTGTTATTCAAAGAAACAAATGATTCCAAAGACTTCTTCTCAGGTTGAGTTGCATCCTTATGACTGATCTTTGTCTTCACCAAGAATCTGTTTTCCAGTTGCTTATTAACATCAGTCTTCACTGTCTCCATCAAGACTTCATCCTCTAAATTTTTGTTATTCAGAGCAACAAATGATTCCGAAGACTTCTTCTCCGGTTGAGTTGCATCCTTATGACTGTCTTTGCCTTCACCAAGAATCCATTTTCCATTCCACATTCACATTTTTCTTCACCAAGCTTCTTATTAACATCAGTCGTCACTGTCTCAATCAAGACTTCATCATCTAAATTTTTGTTATTCAAAGAAACAAATGATTCCAAAGACTTCTTCTCAGGTTGAGTTGCATCCTTATGACTGATCTTTGTCTTCACCAAGAATATGTTTTCCAGCTCCTTATTAGCATCAGTCTTCACTGTCTCCATCAAGACTTCATCCTCTAAATTTTTGTTATTCAGAGCAACAAATGATTCCAAAGACTTCTTCCCAAGTTGAGCTGCATCCTTATCAATGGCATTTGTGTTCACCAAGAATCCCTTTTTCATTCCATATTCACACTTGTCTTCACCAAGCTCCTTATTAACATGAGGCATCTCTGGCATTGCTAAAATCGTGGGCCAGAATCATTctaagatgatatttattttttattttgttatgcataatagtggtatataattttgttaatataatacaaatattttaatgtacatatataattttattggcatgctacatatatttaattattatttttttatattttaattgtatgatttattatttattttaaataatattaattaatttctattttattatatacaattgtggtatataattttatttcatgatatatattttaattgtggtatataatttagtcagtatagtatatatatatttattactgttattagtgtatatattttggtgaatgttatatgtattttttgttatacggtctatcatctttttaaaataatatctaagttttattttctattgtacttttatTGACGtgacatataattttattagcatacaatttactttatttttatttgttgtcattatatatatatatatttattgtatggtatatatttttttttatatgatatatatgttttattttatagtatattattttaagttacaTCATGCatgttttagtttttatgtattATATACAAAGACGATAAATAATTCTGTAAGTATGGTGTAATTATTTTAtggttgtatataattttataaatatggtatatacaatttttttttcttcataatattatattattatattttattttttattgtaggtatataaattttgttgtacagtatatgatttttgttatgtatagtatatcatttatttacgataatatttagtttctattttattatatataattttttagtattataaatattaataattatgtggatgtccaaatcttttatttattaccattaattgtaatcaatattcctctttttcttagtttccctttttcttagtttcttaatatctcactcttgtatttgtataaataggggttcaccccattggaataaacaactcagaaattctcattcactttctctttttctcttcatcttcttcttaattctttcctctcatctactttatattattttataacacgttatcagcacgagtctctgcccaagcttcaagcatgagtctctgcccaagtgccaatgtaagtatcttgttaaagttcttgaattgtttcaaagtcaaaatacactaaatatatatttatatatatactcctctgactgaaacaatttcaagaatcatttggtttttttttctttttatctatatatctatatattatatatgtatgtatacatttttatatatttattattgatttcatatatatatataatgttcttatcatttataatatttacaatatatgtgtgcctatgatatgatagaaaaaatctatataaattatacatatatccagaagattatgtatcatcgataaaatattgcatatatcctgaagattatgcatcatcgataaaatattgcatatatcctgaagattatgcatcatcgataaaatattgcatatatcctaaagattatgcatcctcgataaaatattgcacatatcctgatgattatgcgtcctcaataaaatcttgcatatatcctgaagattatgcaaacgtaatattcattatatagttgatggatatataatgaaagagatgaatacatatttatatatatgttcttgtattctttgaggacaatgaaaagtagtctaatatcgatatacattttgacaaacatttcctgaagtaaatgttttatatttgtcaaaaaaaaatgattgtatttatgtgaatacaactaaagaatcattaaaaatgattattattgatgcaattttatagtgggttttgaatacctaaaaagaatattaagaaaattgcattgaaacatcaaagtataagaataacagtgagcatgactaatattatttaaatacatgagacatgtatttattgttcatcattccctgctgagaatgatacgaattgaattcaactacttttaaagattgtttgtattagtcatgttactatacattgttattacttgcaatgttggaaattattgcatgtgacatatattaaagatcaaattttgcatacatcttggagattatgtaaaaattgtattcatatattctttgaaatattgttaaagaaattgttgagtaatttctttttatatatgaacaagtaataaatttttaagaaatttataataatgttctacttgttcaacgtcattccccgaagtgaatgtaatgattttaaataatcaatggcattgtttgctactcaaatattttcagaagaaattgaaaacaaccaaaagatgaaataccacacacaatcaaagtgcatgaaatctatatatcatgtgtgggattgaataatagtagtcgcgtacctgtagtacggacacacttataatcaagataaaagtatatttgattattgaataagtgtgaattgtacaaattgattgtacatttagaatatttaaatatcattccctgaagagaatgaatagacatgaaattttatttcaaagaatataaatttcacatatattggtaatgccagaagcaaattaatatatacatattttattatttcttgaatcaatagtttcaaactattgttagtacaggatatgtctatatatagttactatataattcagtttgcatattcccgaAAGTAGATAtaaaatttactaatatttgttagtgatccaatataatcaaagtgataaagaatcacaaaatgattatttgaaaagcttcctgaagaagtactcttacatacaattgctactttgagtagcaaaatatctttgtatgtacctagatgtataacttttatctagttatgaaagtaataagagatgacttattatatgtactggttgtacatttaaatatataatatatcaagtcatgataattagactgatgaatagtctaaataaattagacgacttgttaaaaagataccaggaaaaatgaatgatatattatggttatatctatttgaccattataacaacatgatgaagttgttatgTACATTTGATATAATACACatcattaaattgatgatagtgattcctgaagaaatataaaatttgataaacataattgtgactcctgaagagtgtatatgttttggagaataatattattatattattcgtgtatataaaaatgaaacttataatgattatgttgtaataaatttacattacctttgaaagtttcattgaaatacaaattatagtgaacctgaagttcattaattgaattattttgacatgataaatcatatgcaataaattgtcaaaggatttgactaaattttgttgaagaaccaaaagattattctcattgttaatttataaggct
The Cannabis sativa cultivar Pink pepper isolate KNU-18-1 unplaced genomic scaffold, ASM2916894v1 Contig1, whole genome shotgun sequence genome window above contains:
- the LOC133032969 gene encoding uncharacterized mitochondrial protein AtMg00810-like, translated to MCVSFTSLCMDSNKLQEPGNNDIHLSKFVQQLDKCFTLKDLGDLHFFLGIEVFRDEAGLYLTQTKYIEDLLRRHNMTHLKPSPTPISTGKCLSALDGKEMENPTVCRSLIGALQYLCHTRPDISYAVNSLSQFLKSPSTIHWNAAKRILRYLKGTSTQGLHICCSNNLNITGFSDADWVSNVDDRRSVGGYCVYLGESLVSWSSKKQFVVSRSSTESEYRALDHVSAEITWIESLLKEIKFPLPTVPITWCDNLSASALASNPVYHARTKHIELDIHYVRDKVLNKTLEIRYVPSADQIVDCMTKGLSHSRFQYLACKLGVKMSPSRLRGGVKKID